A genomic window from Serratia liquefaciens includes:
- a CDS encoding ABC transporter ATP-binding protein, whose amino-acid sequence MAGIQLNNVKKVYPNGFNALHGVDLDIKDGEFMVFVGPSGCAKSTLLRMIAGLESVSEGQILIHDRCVNDTMPKDRGIAMVFQNYALYPHMTVYKNMAFGLIGKESKAEIDRRVRDAAEKLEITNLLQRKPGQLSGGQCQRVAVGRAIVRKPKVFLFDEPLSNLDAKLRVSMRVQLIELHNQLKQEGAAATMVYVTHDQVEAMTMGDRICVMNRGAIMQVDKPINLYHQPANRFVAEFIGSPSMNLHDMAVTRSAQGIGLRIGNEYPLELPPALQQQLENYPHSRVCLGIRPESLRLCAPGSSNCFPAKIVTIERMGNEELLHCELAELRFVLRMASQPDWEPRLGEQIHLAFDLTRAHLFDEISGQNLK is encoded by the coding sequence ATGGCCGGTATTCAGTTAAACAATGTGAAGAAGGTATACCCCAACGGTTTCAATGCGCTGCACGGGGTCGATCTGGACATTAAAGACGGCGAGTTTATGGTCTTCGTCGGGCCGTCCGGCTGCGCCAAATCTACCCTGCTGCGCATGATAGCCGGGCTGGAGAGCGTCAGCGAAGGCCAGATCCTGATCCACGATCGCTGCGTCAACGACACCATGCCAAAAGATCGCGGCATCGCCATGGTGTTCCAGAACTATGCGCTTTACCCGCACATGACGGTCTACAAGAACATGGCGTTCGGCCTGATCGGCAAGGAAAGCAAAGCCGAAATTGACCGTCGGGTGCGTGATGCCGCAGAAAAGCTGGAGATCACCAACCTGCTGCAGCGCAAACCGGGTCAGCTGTCCGGTGGGCAGTGCCAGCGCGTGGCGGTCGGCCGCGCCATCGTGCGTAAACCCAAGGTGTTTCTGTTCGACGAACCGCTTTCCAATCTGGACGCCAAGCTGCGCGTCTCGATGCGCGTCCAACTGATCGAGCTGCATAACCAACTGAAACAGGAAGGTGCCGCCGCCACCATGGTGTACGTCACCCACGATCAGGTGGAGGCGATGACCATGGGCGACCGCATCTGCGTGATGAACCGTGGCGCCATTATGCAGGTGGATAAACCCATCAACCTGTACCACCAGCCCGCTAACCGCTTCGTCGCCGAGTTTATCGGCAGCCCGTCGATGAACTTGCACGACATGGCAGTGACGCGTAGCGCGCAGGGCATTGGGCTGCGCATCGGCAATGAATATCCGCTCGAACTGCCGCCGGCACTGCAACAACAGTTGGAAAATTATCCGCACTCGCGCGTGTGTCTGGGCATTCGGCCAGAGTCACTGCGGTTGTGCGCGCCCGGCAGCAGCAACTGCTTCCCGGCGAAGATTGTCACCATCGAACGCATGGGCAACGAAGAGTTGCTGCACTGCGAACTGGCTGAACTGCGCTTTGTGCTGCGTATGGCGTCGCAACCAGACTGGGAGCCACGTCTGGGAGAACAGATCCACCTGGCTTTCGATCTGACCCGTGCTCACCTGTTTGATGAAATCAGCGGCCAAAACCTCAAATAA
- a CDS encoding Gfo/Idh/MocA family protein, protein MSSAKQNGFAGRPVQVLVIGAGARGEIYSRYALAHPDLMQVVAVAEPRDVYRQQFVEQHGISADKVFTDWRQAADAGKLADAVLICTQDTLHLEPALAFAKQGYAMLLEKPLSPVAAECRTIVEEVVRQKLIFSVGHVLRYTRYTQKLKQLLRDNVIGDIVSLQHLEPVGYWHQAHSFVRGNWRNDNEAAFMLLQKSCHDIDWIRYIMELPCEQVSSFGGLRHFRQENQPAGAADNCLDCSVEASCPYSAKRIYLGEDHKATPGFMRVLTPEVSQSHLRAALRDGQYGRCVYRCDNNVVDHQVVNMQFAGGRTASFTMTAFTRLEDRKTRIFGSHGCLEGDGRYIRITSFVDDSEKVYDVEEADDLHAMSGHGGGDYYLMQHFIEAIRTNDPSQVLSGPAETLESHLMVFAAERARRESAVITLSGA, encoded by the coding sequence ATGTCGTCAGCTAAACAAAATGGTTTTGCCGGTCGTCCGGTTCAGGTTCTGGTGATTGGCGCCGGGGCGCGCGGTGAAATTTACTCGCGCTACGCGTTGGCGCATCCGGATTTAATGCAGGTGGTGGCGGTAGCCGAACCGCGTGATGTTTATCGACAGCAGTTCGTCGAACAGCACGGTATTTCGGCGGATAAGGTGTTCACCGACTGGCGACAGGCCGCCGACGCTGGAAAACTGGCCGATGCGGTGTTGATCTGCACCCAGGACACCCTGCACCTGGAACCGGCGCTGGCTTTTGCCAAACAGGGTTATGCCATGCTGCTGGAAAAACCGCTTTCGCCGGTGGCCGCCGAGTGTCGTACCATCGTGGAAGAGGTGGTGCGCCAGAAGCTGATTTTCTCGGTCGGCCACGTGCTGCGCTATACGCGCTACACCCAAAAGCTCAAGCAACTGCTGCGCGATAACGTGATTGGCGACATCGTCAGCCTGCAGCATCTGGAACCGGTGGGCTACTGGCATCAGGCCCACTCCTTTGTTCGCGGCAACTGGCGCAACGACAATGAGGCCGCCTTTATGCTGCTACAGAAGTCCTGTCATGACATCGACTGGATCCGTTACATCATGGAACTGCCCTGCGAACAGGTCAGCTCGTTCGGCGGTTTGCGCCATTTTCGCCAGGAGAACCAGCCGGCCGGTGCGGCAGACAACTGCCTGGACTGCTCCGTGGAAGCCAGTTGTCCCTACTCCGCCAAACGTATTTACCTTGGCGAGGATCACAAGGCCACGCCGGGTTTCATGCGGGTGCTGACGCCGGAGGTGAGCCAATCGCACCTGCGGGCGGCGCTGCGTGACGGTCAGTATGGCCGCTGCGTCTACCGCTGCGACAATAACGTGGTCGATCACCAGGTGGTCAATATGCAGTTTGCCGGTGGCCGCACCGCCTCCTTCACCATGACCGCCTTCACCCGGCTGGAAGATCGCAAAACCCGTATTTTCGGCAGCCACGGCTGTCTCGAGGGCGACGGTCGTTATATCCGTATCACTTCATTCGTTGACGACAGTGAAAAAGTGTACGACGTCGAAGAGGCCGACGATCTGCACGCCATGTCCGGCCACGGCGGCGGCGACTACTACCTGATGCAGCATTTCATTGAGGCGATCCGCACTAACGATCCTTCACAGGTGCTGTCCGGACCGGCTGAAACGCTGGAAAGTCATCTGATGGTCTTCGCTGCGGAACGCGCGCGCCGCGAATCTGCGGTAATTACCCTGAGTGGAGCCTGA